From the Musa acuminata AAA Group cultivar baxijiao chromosome BXJ1-2, Cavendish_Baxijiao_AAA, whole genome shotgun sequence genome, one window contains:
- the LOC135609869 gene encoding protein IQ-DOMAIN 10-like isoform X1, whose protein sequence is MGTGDWLRTIISRKKKNKERPKQDSADQPLKLKSRSHNDPNKLLNGALNGNSQDCGMTIEIIAAIRIQTAFRGFKARKTLGSLRRTQKLQAFTYHNSVKKQTTNTLIHVHAWSKIQAEIRARRANMVAEGRIRQKKHDNQLKLEAKLHDLEVDWNGGSETKEEIIARIQQREEAAVKRERAMAYAFSHQWRANSGMNQGPFVFELAKGNWEWSWVDKWIAAQPWETRPSTLTKVVNRVGKGAKLPSSVKHASIDGKEFAKKPSKQSDEETTNQESNTKAANSGHSRTKTT, encoded by the exons ATGGGTACTGGAGATTGGTTAAGGACGATAATTAgtcggaagaagaagaacaaagaaaGGCCAAAGCAG GATTCTGCTGACCAACCACTTAAGTTGAAGAGTCGATCTCATAATGAtcctaataaattattaaatggtgCTTTAAATGGAAATTCTCAAGATTGTGGCATGACTATTGAGATTATAGCTGCTATTCGAATTCAAACTGCTTTTCGAGGCTTCAAG GCAAGGAAAACTCTCGGTAGCTTGAGAAGAACTCAAAAATTGCAAGCATTCACTTATCATAATTCTGTAAAGAAGCAGACAACAAACACTTTGATCCATGTTCATGCCTGGAGCAAAATACAGGCAGAAATCAGAGCTCGACGTGCTAATATGGTAGCAGAAGGTCGCATTAGGCAGAAGAAACATGACAATCAGTTAAAACTCGAGGCTAAGCTTCATGATTTGGAG GTAGACTGGAACGGAGGCAGCGAGACAAAGGAGGAAATAATTGCCAGGATACAGCAAAGAGAAGAAGCTGCAGTCAAGAGAGAACGAGCCATGGCATATGCGTTCTCTCATCAG TGGAGGGCAAACTCCGGGATGAACCAAGGGCCATTTGTCTTTGAGCTCGCTAAAGGTAATTGGGAGTGGAGTTGGGTGGACAAATGGATTGCAGCTCAGCCATGGGAGACCAGACCTTCCACTCTCACGAAGGTAGTTAACAGAGTTGGTAAGGGTGCAAAACTACCTAGTTCAGTTAAACATGCAAGCATTGACGGGAAGGAATTCGCAAAGAAACCATCTAAGCAATCAGATGAAGAAACAACAAACCAAGAGTCTAACACAAAGGCAGCAAATTCTGGTCATTCAAGAACGAAAACTAcataa
- the LOC135609869 gene encoding protein IQ-DOMAIN 9-like isoform X2, producing MGTGDWLRTIISRKKKNKERPKQARKTLGSLRRTQKLQAFTYHNSVKKQTTNTLIHVHAWSKIQAEIRARRANMVAEGRIRQKKHDNQLKLEAKLHDLEVDWNGGSETKEEIIARIQQREEAAVKRERAMAYAFSHQWRANSGMNQGPFVFELAKGNWEWSWVDKWIAAQPWETRPSTLTKVVNRVGKGAKLPSSVKHASIDGKEFAKKPSKQSDEETTNQESNTKAANSGHSRTKTT from the exons ATGGGTACTGGAGATTGGTTAAGGACGATAATTAgtcggaagaagaagaacaaagaaaGGCCAAAGCAG GCAAGGAAAACTCTCGGTAGCTTGAGAAGAACTCAAAAATTGCAAGCATTCACTTATCATAATTCTGTAAAGAAGCAGACAACAAACACTTTGATCCATGTTCATGCCTGGAGCAAAATACAGGCAGAAATCAGAGCTCGACGTGCTAATATGGTAGCAGAAGGTCGCATTAGGCAGAAGAAACATGACAATCAGTTAAAACTCGAGGCTAAGCTTCATGATTTGGAG GTAGACTGGAACGGAGGCAGCGAGACAAAGGAGGAAATAATTGCCAGGATACAGCAAAGAGAAGAAGCTGCAGTCAAGAGAGAACGAGCCATGGCATATGCGTTCTCTCATCAG TGGAGGGCAAACTCCGGGATGAACCAAGGGCCATTTGTCTTTGAGCTCGCTAAAGGTAATTGGGAGTGGAGTTGGGTGGACAAATGGATTGCAGCTCAGCCATGGGAGACCAGACCTTCCACTCTCACGAAGGTAGTTAACAGAGTTGGTAAGGGTGCAAAACTACCTAGTTCAGTTAAACATGCAAGCATTGACGGGAAGGAATTCGCAAAGAAACCATCTAAGCAATCAGATGAAGAAACAACAAACCAAGAGTCTAACACAAAGGCAGCAAATTCTGGTCATTCAAGAACGAAAACTAcataa